The Dehalogenimonas lykanthroporepellens BL-DC-9 genome includes a window with the following:
- a CDS encoding HAD-superfamily hydrolase, subfamily IA, variant 3 (KEGG: deb:DehaBAV1_0374 HAD family hydrolase~TIGRFAM: HAD-superfamily hydrolase, subfamily IA, variant 3; HAD-superfamily hydrolase, subfamily IA, variant 1~PFAM: Haloacid dehalogenase domain protein hydrolase; peptidase M22 glycoprotease): MTFVLAIDAATEHAGLAIVSSGSVVGESVWLTRHNQTVELMPRLSALLTDACLTMDDIDVIGVCRGPGSYNGVRVGMATAKGLAYALDKPLVGVSTLMAEARRYPSAQSDIWSVLPLGRDYAVAGFTADETGIHSKTTDQALTAEDLAASLPDGCLVVGELPERLLESLSVVRPDLRYSSTPRLSRAVALGHIVLEEWGEGRSETAGSLQPLYLRRPQITPARKPLNLTGVPSAGVIWDMDGVIIDSADLHFISWREALSRHGLEMSRQQFDATFGRRNDDIIAAVAPEPVPDSKIKAIGEAKELAFRRLAAGSLRVFPGVMDLIKALGESGFRQAIASSAPPENISLVIEELRLKEFIFAVVDGTQVSRGKPDPEVFLKAAAALELSPDNCLVIEDAVAGVIGARQAGMAVLAVSNTHGVAALADADRVTDTLQVVDVASILEMINRNQNKKES, encoded by the coding sequence GTGACGTTCGTGCTGGCTATTGATGCGGCTACGGAACATGCCGGGCTGGCCATCGTGTCATCCGGCAGTGTGGTCGGTGAAAGCGTCTGGCTGACCCGGCACAACCAGACCGTCGAACTCATGCCGCGTCTCAGTGCTTTATTGACCGATGCCTGTCTGACTATGGACGATATCGACGTCATCGGGGTATGCCGTGGCCCGGGCAGTTATAACGGGGTCAGGGTCGGTATGGCTACTGCCAAAGGGCTGGCTTATGCTCTCGATAAACCTTTGGTCGGGGTAAGCACCCTGATGGCTGAAGCTCGACGTTACCCGTCTGCGCAGTCTGACATCTGGTCGGTACTGCCTCTGGGTCGTGATTATGCCGTGGCGGGGTTTACGGCCGACGAAACCGGTATTCACTCAAAAACAACGGATCAGGCACTCACGGCAGAGGACCTGGCCGCAAGCTTGCCGGACGGGTGTCTGGTGGTCGGTGAACTGCCGGAGAGGCTTCTGGAGAGTCTTTCAGTGGTTCGTCCCGACCTGCGTTATTCGTCTACTCCGCGGCTCTCACGCGCGGTTGCCCTCGGTCATATCGTCCTCGAGGAGTGGGGCGAAGGCCGGTCGGAAACCGCTGGCTCTCTCCAGCCGCTTTACCTGCGACGGCCGCAGATAACGCCGGCCCGGAAACCATTGAATCTGACGGGGGTGCCTTCCGCCGGTGTCATCTGGGACATGGACGGTGTTATAATCGATTCGGCTGATTTACATTTCATCTCATGGCGCGAAGCCCTGTCCCGGCACGGGCTGGAGATGAGCCGTCAACAGTTCGATGCCACTTTCGGGCGACGCAACGATGATATTATCGCGGCTGTAGCCCCGGAGCCGGTGCCGGACAGCAAGATAAAGGCAATCGGTGAGGCTAAGGAGTTGGCTTTTCGCCGCCTGGCGGCCGGAAGTCTCCGGGTTTTCCCTGGAGTAATGGATTTGATAAAGGCGCTTGGGGAAAGCGGCTTCCGGCAGGCTATCGCCTCCTCGGCGCCGCCGGAAAATATTTCCCTGGTTATCGAAGAGCTGAGGTTGAAGGAGTTTATCTTCGCCGTAGTCGATGGCACACAGGTGTCCCGGGGCAAGCCCGATCCCGAGGTGTTTCTCAAAGCGGCGGCGGCTCTGGAATTGTCTCCGGATAATTGTCTGGTAATCGAAGACGCTGTAGCCGGCGTCATCGGCGCTCGCCAGGCCGGGATGGCAGTTCTGGCGGTCAGCAACACTCACGGAGTTGCCGCACTGGCCGATGCCGACCGGGTTACCGACACTCTTCAGGTGGTCGACGTGGCCTCGATTCTGGAAATGATAAACCGCAATCAAAATAAAAAGGAGTCATAA
- a CDS encoding protein of unknown function UPF0079 (PFAM: protein of unknown function UPF0079~KEGG: deb:DehaBAV1_0375 hypothetical protein), giving the protein METMQVITESAAGTRRLGYLLGEILEPGDVLFLTGPLGAGKTTLTQGIARGLGISAEVMSPTFVLMRELQGRLALYHIDLYRLDDLSEIADLGLDDYFYGDGVTVVEWADRAEALLPEERLAIVIDYHGEQSRSFKHSARGERYRHLLYQLAGRWEGSS; this is encoded by the coding sequence ATGGAAACTATGCAAGTTATAACCGAATCTGCCGCCGGCACCCGCCGGCTTGGATATCTTCTTGGAGAGATACTGGAACCGGGTGATGTTTTGTTTCTGACCGGCCCGCTCGGCGCCGGTAAGACCACCCTGACACAGGGCATTGCCCGGGGGCTGGGAATATCGGCAGAGGTAATGAGCCCTACTTTCGTTCTGATGCGCGAATTGCAAGGGCGACTGGCCCTTTATCATATCGATTTGTACCGCCTGGATGACCTGTCGGAAATCGCCGACCTGGGCCTGGATGATTATTTTTACGGCGACGGAGTTACCGTGGTCGAATGGGCAGACCGGGCCGAAGCCCTGCTTCCCGAGGAGAGATTGGCAATCGTTATCGACTATCATGGAGAACAATCCCGAAGCTTCAAACACTCGGCTCGGGGGGAGCGTTATCGGCATTTGTTATACCAATTAGCGGGTCGCTGGGAGGGTTCATCGTGA
- a CDS encoding thiamine-monophosphate kinase (TIGRFAM: thiamine-monophosphate kinase~KEGG: det:DET0397 thiamine-monophosphate kinase~PFAM: AIR synthase related protein; AIR synthase related protein domain protein) — MLTGDTDEFQLIDALAAEIRRLTTDDERVEVGIGDDTAVVRVEAGLHLYTVDALVEGSHFERRYLDLEGLGWKALAVNLSDIAAMGGQPRHALVSLVVPAGLAADDIVRIYRGLSALASLTATSIIGGNLSRGSELALHVTLIGQANREDRVMVRSSARPGEVICVTGTLGGAATGLKCLEGRVTAGSESVGVLTEAFWRPQPRLETGQKLVDAGIRCAIDISDGLLSDLGHIVKASGVGARLKASRIPVNPTAVTVLGHEPALQVALSGGEDYELLFTAPVAVADRLRRDSAVPITVIGEITAQPGKIELLDEHGRSVSFRETGWRHL; from the coding sequence GTGCTTACGGGCGATACCGATGAGTTCCAGCTGATAGACGCACTGGCGGCGGAAATCCGTCGTTTAACAACGGATGACGAACGTGTTGAGGTCGGCATTGGCGATGATACTGCGGTTGTCCGGGTTGAAGCCGGGTTGCACCTTTACACCGTTGACGCGCTGGTAGAAGGCTCTCATTTCGAGCGCCGTTACCTGGACCTTGAGGGCTTGGGCTGGAAAGCGCTGGCCGTCAATCTTTCGGATATTGCCGCCATGGGCGGACAGCCCCGGCACGCCCTGGTGTCACTGGTGGTACCGGCCGGTCTGGCCGCTGATGACATTGTCCGGATTTACCGAGGTCTGTCAGCGCTGGCTTCTCTTACCGCCACGTCAATTATCGGCGGCAACCTCAGCCGGGGCAGTGAACTGGCTCTTCATGTAACCCTCATCGGTCAGGCAAATAGGGAAGACCGTGTCATGGTACGGAGCTCCGCCCGTCCCGGCGAGGTCATTTGTGTTACCGGCACCCTGGGGGGCGCCGCTACCGGTTTGAAATGTCTGGAAGGCCGGGTGACTGCCGGTAGCGAGTCTGTCGGCGTGCTTACCGAAGCTTTCTGGCGGCCGCAACCGAGGCTGGAAACAGGACAGAAACTGGTCGATGCCGGTATCCGCTGTGCCATCGACATCAGCGATGGTCTTCTCTCAGACCTGGGACACATTGTGAAAGCCTCCGGTGTCGGGGCGCGTTTGAAGGCGTCTCGAATACCGGTCAACCCGACAGCCGTAACTGTCCTGGGTCATGAGCCGGCTTTGCAGGTGGCCTTGAGCGGAGGCGAGGATTATGAACTGTTGTTCACTGCGCCGGTAGCGGTCGCTGACCGGTTGAGGCGGGATTCAGCGGTGCCCATAACCGTTATCGGAGAGATAACTGCTCAACCCGGGAAAATAGAATTACTGGATGAACATGGCCGGTCTGTTTCATTTCGGGAAACAGGCTGGCGGCATTTATAG
- a CDS encoding conserved hypothetical protein (KEGG: deg:DehalGT_0041 hypothetical protein), with the protein MVEGLFGFFFASVFGFISFLLTLAIYFLPSIIAIAGKRRNALAIFLLNFFLGWTFVGWVVALVWSVKK; encoded by the coding sequence ATGGTGGAAGGTCTTTTCGGTTTCTTTTTTGCCAGCGTTTTCGGCTTTATCTCTTTTTTACTAACCTTAGCCATCTATTTTCTGCCCAGTATCATCGCCATCGCCGGTAAAAGGCGCAACGCCCTGGCGATTTTTCTGCTCAACTTCTTTCTGGGCTGGACATTCGTCGGCTGGGTCGTCGCCCTGGTCTGGTCGGTTAAAAAATAA
- a CDS encoding Prepilin peptidase (KEGG: det:DET1362 type IV prepilin leader peptidase family protein~PFAM: peptidase A24A domain protein; peptidase A24A prepilin type IV), with protein sequence MESAYAAVFFIFGTVIGSFLNVLADRLPQEQSVVSPPSRCPACQRRLTVIDMIPVISWLALRGRCRTCEAKIPARVFWVEAATGLIFAYLYLYLGLSPLLWLSLFYAALMVVIFVIDMEHQVILNNILLPAIIIALVVSLFSGQIETVPSVLNAIIGAVAGFGIFLVVYIVSRGGMGEGDVKLGALAGAITGWPNIMAAVILSWIASGLVAIALLAFRRKGRREAIAFGPFLALSTLITFLWGSQLIDWYLGLFLN encoded by the coding sequence ATGGAAAGCGCCTATGCCGCCGTATTCTTTATTTTCGGGACTGTCATCGGCAGTTTCCTGAATGTACTGGCTGACCGATTGCCGCAGGAACAATCGGTGGTATCACCGCCTTCAAGGTGCCCGGCCTGCCAGCGGCGTCTGACTGTTATCGATATGATTCCGGTCATATCCTGGCTGGCGCTCAGAGGCAGGTGCCGCACCTGCGAGGCCAAAATCCCGGCCCGGGTTTTCTGGGTCGAAGCCGCTACAGGACTGATATTTGCCTATCTTTACCTTTACCTGGGGCTGTCGCCGCTGTTGTGGCTGAGCCTGTTCTATGCCGCGCTGATGGTGGTCATCTTCGTCATCGACATGGAACATCAGGTTATTCTCAACAATATCCTGTTGCCGGCCATTATCATCGCCCTGGTCGTCAGCCTGTTCTCGGGACAAATCGAAACGGTGCCGTCGGTGCTGAACGCCATCATCGGCGCTGTAGCCGGTTTCGGCATTTTCCTGGTGGTGTATATCGTGTCCCGGGGCGGCATGGGCGAAGGCGACGTCAAGCTGGGAGCGCTGGCCGGGGCCATCACCGGCTGGCCCAACATCATGGCGGCTGTCATCCTGTCCTGGATAGCCTCAGGACTGGTGGCCATCGCTCTACTGGCCTTCCGCAGGAAAGGACGACGGGAAGCCATTGCCTTCGGCCCGTTCCTGGCGCTGTCAACCCTGATTACCTTCCTCTGGGGCAGTCAGCTGATAGACTGGTACCTGGGGCTTTTCCTGAACTGA
- a CDS encoding Glycine hydroxymethyltransferase (KEGG: det:DET0436 serine hydroxymethyltransferase~PFAM: glycine hydroxymethyltransferase): MTRLRFDDPVIYNAIAAEDTRQQETINLIASENYASRAILQVQGSSLTNKYAEGYPAKRYYGGCHNMDDIETLAIDRARELFGAEHANVQPHSGAQANMAAYFALIKPGDTIMGMSLSHGGHLTHGAKPNFTGKMYNVVAYGLDQQNERINYAEMEHLALQSQPKVIMTGASAYPRIIDFERIRHICDQVGARMIVDIAHIAGLVAAGVHPSPVPYADIVTSTTHKTLRGPRGGFVLCREEYARAVDSAVFPGIQGGPLMHVIAGKAVAFREAATPEFGEYARQVVANAKALGDALEKAGFRLISGGTDNHLVLVDLTATGVNGRDAEEALGRCNIVVNRNTVPFIADQKPTSPNGMRLGTPATTTRGFREAEMVRIAEWISEVIKNFGDCSVEERIAGEVKDLTANFPVPGITD; encoded by the coding sequence ATGACAAGACTCCGTTTCGACGACCCGGTAATCTATAATGCCATCGCCGCCGAAGACACCCGACAACAGGAAACCATCAATCTTATCGCCTCGGAGAACTACGCATCCCGCGCCATACTACAGGTCCAGGGATCATCTCTGACCAACAAGTACGCCGAGGGTTACCCCGCTAAAAGGTATTACGGCGGCTGTCATAACATGGATGACATCGAAACCCTGGCCATCGACCGGGCCAGAGAGCTGTTCGGCGCCGAACACGCCAACGTCCAGCCCCATTCCGGCGCCCAGGCTAATATGGCGGCCTATTTCGCCCTGATCAAACCCGGCGATACCATCATGGGCATGAGCCTGTCTCACGGCGGTCATCTGACCCACGGCGCCAAACCGAACTTCACCGGCAAGATGTACAATGTGGTGGCTTACGGTCTTGACCAACAAAACGAACGCATCAACTATGCCGAGATGGAACACCTGGCTCTTCAAAGCCAGCCCAAGGTCATCATGACCGGAGCCTCGGCCTACCCGCGGATAATAGACTTCGAACGCATCCGTCATATCTGTGACCAGGTCGGCGCCAGGATGATTGTGGATATCGCCCATATCGCCGGCCTGGTGGCCGCCGGCGTCCACCCGTCCCCGGTTCCCTACGCCGATATCGTCACCTCCACCACCCACAAGACACTGAGAGGGCCGCGGGGAGGCTTCGTGCTGTGCCGGGAAGAGTACGCCCGCGCGGTGGATTCAGCGGTATTCCCGGGCATCCAGGGCGGGCCACTGATGCATGTCATCGCCGGGAAGGCAGTAGCTTTCCGCGAGGCGGCCACCCCGGAATTCGGCGAGTATGCCCGACAGGTCGTAGCCAATGCCAAAGCCCTGGGTGACGCGCTGGAGAAAGCCGGCTTCCGCCTGATATCAGGCGGCACCGACAATCACCTGGTACTGGTGGACCTGACAGCCACCGGGGTCAACGGCCGGGACGCCGAAGAAGCGCTGGGACGATGCAACATCGTGGTCAACCGCAATACGGTGCCTTTCATCGCCGACCAGAAACCGACCTCCCCCAACGGCATGCGACTGGGGACGCCGGCAACCACCACCCGCGGCTTCAGAGAAGCCGAAATGGTACGCATCGCCGAATGGATCAGCGAGGTTATCAAGAACTTCGGCGATTGTTCCGTCGAAGAACGGATTGCGGGCGAAGTCAAGGACCTGACAGCCAATTTCCCGGTACCGGGAATTACGGATTAA
- a CDS encoding ribose-phosphate pyrophosphokinase (TIGRFAM: ribose-phosphate pyrophosphokinase~KEGG: deg:DehalGT_0376 ribose-phosphate pyrophosphokinase~PFAM: phosphoribosyltransferase), with protein MDELKVFTGNANPALAGAVADYLGIPLGNCKVFQFSNENTFVRIMDNVRNRDTFVIQPFSSPVNQSIMETMIMIDALKRASAGRITAVIPYYGYGRTDKKDQPRVPITARLIADLLTVSGANRVLTVDLHAAQIQGFFNIPVDELSAINLITNHVKKMNLDNLVVVATDIGITKRARDFAERLDAPLAIIEKRRLGNDDRTETINIIGDVKGKIALTIDDEIDTAGSLTNSVQTLLKAGATEVYSCCTHPIFSGPAIERIAESPVKEVIVTDTVPVPPEKKLDKITVLSIAPLLGEAIHRIHTGLSVGAMFQQDA; from the coding sequence ATGGATGAACTGAAAGTATTTACCGGTAACGCCAACCCGGCTCTGGCCGGAGCGGTAGCCGACTACCTGGGCATCCCGCTGGGCAACTGCAAGGTCTTTCAGTTTTCCAATGAGAATACCTTCGTCCGCATCATGGACAATGTCCGCAATCGGGATACCTTCGTGATACAGCCGTTTTCGTCCCCGGTCAACCAGAGCATCATGGAAACGATGATCATGATCGACGCCTTGAAACGCGCTTCAGCCGGACGCATCACCGCCGTCATCCCCTATTACGGCTACGGCCGCACCGACAAGAAAGACCAGCCCCGGGTGCCCATCACCGCCCGGCTCATCGCCGACCTGCTGACCGTGTCCGGCGCCAACCGGGTGCTGACCGTAGACCTGCACGCGGCCCAGATTCAGGGTTTTTTCAACATACCGGTGGACGAACTGTCAGCCATCAACCTTATAACCAACCATGTGAAAAAGATGAACTTGGACAACCTGGTGGTGGTGGCCACCGACATCGGCATCACCAAACGGGCGCGGGACTTCGCCGAAAGGCTGGATGCCCCGCTGGCCATCATTGAAAAAAGAAGGCTGGGCAACGACGACCGCACCGAAACCATCAATATCATCGGCGACGTGAAAGGGAAGATTGCTCTGACCATCGACGATGAAATCGACACCGCGGGTTCTCTGACCAACTCCGTCCAGACGCTCCTGAAAGCCGGCGCCACCGAAGTATACTCCTGCTGTACTCATCCCATTTTCTCCGGGCCGGCCATTGAGCGCATCGCCGAATCCCCGGTCAAGGAAGTCATCGTCACCGATACCGTGCCGGTACCGCCGGAAAAGAAGCTGGACAAGATTACAGTGCTGTCCATCGCACCGCTACTGGGTGAAGCCATTCACCGCATCCATACCGGGCTTTCGGTGGGCGCCATGTTCCAGCAGGATGCCTAG
- a CDS encoding cobalamin B12-binding domain protein (PFAM: cobalamin B12-binding domain protein~KEGG: drt:Dret_0673 cobalamin B12-binding domain protein), protein MPNHKQIAELIYSNLDLLATEITTAQQSLRSDVSKRHGMDFGKHSANVRQELIELSEAIRSGVPGVFTDKIAWLKEGLSTRGVPSHFIGMNLDAESAALKRYLPSEAFIEAEAVIEAGRRELASGADKPVAGAVAEEPLPELAERFLKTLLAGDRETAAAMIFKAVDDGLSIRDLYLDIFQPCLYEVGTLWHQGKITVAHEHYFSAATQFIMSELYPRIRRQVASPVKGTVVVACVTGELHEIGSRMTADLLEMAGWRVMYLGANTPATAVVDLAREQKAVALALSMALPSSGPALWEIIGLVRRESSPGIRVIASGYILNRFPDYAASFGADGAAYQADEAPVVLSRLTEEARTYVG, encoded by the coding sequence ATGCCCAACCATAAACAGATTGCTGAATTGATTTATTCTAATTTAGACCTTCTGGCTACCGAAATTACCACTGCCCAGCAATCCCTGAGGAGCGATGTTTCCAAACGTCACGGAATGGATTTCGGCAAGCATTCGGCCAATGTCCGCCAGGAACTGATAGAACTGAGCGAAGCCATTCGTTCCGGCGTTCCCGGTGTTTTCACCGACAAGATTGCCTGGCTGAAAGAGGGTCTTTCAACCAGGGGGGTGCCGTCGCACTTTATCGGGATGAATCTGGATGCTGAGTCAGCCGCTCTGAAGAGGTATTTGCCGTCGGAAGCCTTCATTGAAGCCGAAGCTGTCATCGAGGCCGGACGTCGGGAGCTGGCGTCAGGTGCAGACAAGCCCGTCGCCGGAGCCGTTGCGGAGGAGCCTCTTCCCGAATTGGCTGAACGTTTCCTGAAAACCCTTCTTGCCGGAGACCGGGAAACAGCGGCGGCGATGATATTCAAAGCTGTTGATGACGGTCTGTCCATTCGTGACCTGTATTTGGACATCTTCCAGCCCTGCCTCTATGAAGTTGGCACGCTGTGGCATCAGGGAAAGATTACGGTAGCCCATGAACATTATTTCAGCGCCGCCACTCAGTTCATTATGTCGGAGTTGTATCCCCGTATCCGTCGCCAGGTCGCTTCGCCCGTTAAGGGTACTGTCGTCGTCGCCTGCGTTACCGGCGAACTTCATGAAATCGGCTCCCGCATGACTGCCGACCTGCTGGAGATGGCCGGTTGGCGGGTCATGTACCTGGGCGCCAATACACCCGCTACCGCGGTGGTTGATCTGGCCCGTGAACAGAAAGCTGTCGCCCTGGCCTTGTCAATGGCCTTGCCGTCTTCCGGCCCGGCGTTGTGGGAGATTATCGGTCTGGTGCGACGGGAATCGTCACCCGGTATTCGGGTTATCGCCAGCGGTTACATCTTGAATCGATTCCCTGACTATGCCGCTTCATTCGGCGCCGATGGTGCCGCATATCAGGCGGATGAAGCCCCGGTGGTATTATCCCGGTTGACGGAGGAGGCTCGGACATATGTCGGATAA
- a CDS encoding diguanylate cyclase with PAS/PAC sensor (TIGRFAM: diguanylate cyclase; PAS sensor protein~PFAM: GGDEF domain containing protein; PAS fold-4 domain protein~KEGG: tai:Taci_1587 diguanylate cyclase with PAS/PAC sensor~SMART: GGDEF domain containing protein; PAS domain containing protein), producing the protein MMQAELYKNLLDNLSEGVYFVDCDKRISYWNKAAAELTGRTADEVLGFRCADNILVHTDDQGTRLCLNGCPLTATMTDGKPHQASVFMLHRDGHRVPVTVKVMPIRNDDGKIIGGIETFSDNSKNFQLQEQISELEKLSLIDELTRSGNRRYANITLDTKFNEFNRYDWPFGVILFDIDNFKAVNDNYGHDIGDEVLKMVARTIMANIRSPQSLFFRWGGEEFVIVGTNVNGLQLYDIAERMRNLVSCSMLTQNDLELSVTVSAGVTVARPGDNSETIIRRADELMYLSKKTGKNRSSLG; encoded by the coding sequence ATGATGCAGGCGGAACTGTATAAAAACTTGTTGGACAATCTGAGCGAAGGTGTCTATTTTGTTGATTGCGACAAAAGAATCTCTTATTGGAATAAGGCCGCGGCGGAGCTGACCGGGCGGACTGCAGATGAAGTCCTCGGCTTCAGATGCGCCGATAATATCCTGGTCCACACCGACGACCAGGGAACCCGGCTTTGTCTGAACGGGTGTCCGCTGACAGCTACGATGACCGATGGTAAGCCCCATCAGGCCTCCGTGTTCATGCTTCACCGGGACGGACACCGCGTGCCGGTTACGGTAAAGGTGATGCCGATACGTAATGATGACGGGAAAATAATCGGAGGTATTGAGACTTTCAGCGATAATTCAAAGAATTTCCAGCTTCAGGAACAAATTTCTGAACTGGAAAAGCTGTCTCTTATCGATGAATTGACCCGGTCTGGTAATCGGCGTTATGCCAATATTACCCTTGATACCAAGTTTAATGAGTTTAATCGTTATGATTGGCCTTTTGGAGTTATCCTGTTCGATATTGACAACTTCAAGGCAGTTAATGATAACTACGGTCATGATATCGGCGATGAAGTTCTGAAGATGGTTGCGCGGACGATTATGGCTAATATCCGAAGCCCGCAATCGTTATTCTTCAGGTGGGGCGGTGAGGAGTTTGTTATCGTGGGTACTAATGTGAACGGCCTGCAACTTTACGATATTGCGGAGCGGATGAGGAATCTGGTCTCCTGCTCTATGTTGACGCAAAATGATCTGGAATTGAGCGTCACCGTGTCTGCCGGGGTAACTGTGGCCCGACCCGGCGATAATTCAGAAACCATCATACGCCGGGCCGATGAACTCATGTATCTCAGCAAAAAGACCGGTAAAAACCGCAGTAGCCTTGGTTAG